The following proteins are encoded in a genomic region of Methanosarcinales archaeon:
- a CDS encoding CoB--CoM heterodisulfide reductase iron-sulfur subunit A family protein translates to MSEKIGVYLCRCGGNIGDVVDVQSIADEVVSLPAVTEVNIQDYLCSSAGQGHIKQDILDSKVDRVAIGSCSPKQHLETFRSMAASAGLNPLMLEITNLREQCSWVHPDEEDATRKAWGLILGAVNRMKTLESLDSIKKDLVDKVLVVGGGIAGITTALELADDHEVIMIEKEPYIGGHMIGLSITIPISPCSHPLNWRAWKEM, encoded by the coding sequence ATGAGTGAGAAAATCGGTGTGTATCTATGCAGATGCGGTGGTAATATTGGCGATGTGGTAGATGTCCAGTCCATTGCCGACGAAGTTGTATCACTGCCAGCCGTAACTGAGGTCAATATCCAGGACTACCTGTGCAGCAGTGCCGGTCAGGGCCATATCAAGCAGGATATATTGGATAGTAAGGTGGACAGGGTGGCTATTGGTTCATGTTCTCCAAAACAGCACCTTGAAACTTTCAGGTCTATGGCTGCCAGTGCCGGTCTTAATCCTCTGATGCTTGAGATCACTAATCTGAGGGAGCAGTGCAGCTGGGTTCATCCGGATGAGGAAGATGCCACCCGCAAGGCCTGGGGACTGATCCTTGGTGCTGTGAACCGGATGAAAACACTGGAATCCCTGGATAGTATAAAGAAGGACCTTGTTGATAAGGTACTGGTGGTTGGGGGCGGCATTGCCGGTATTACCACAGCACTGGAACTTGCTGACGACCACGAAGTGATCATGATAGAAAAGGAGCCTTATATCGGGGGCCACATGATAGGGCTGTCCATAACCATCCCAATATCACCATGCTCACATCCACTGAACTGGAGAGCGTGGAAGGAAATGTAG
- the hdrB gene encoding CoB--CoM heterodisulfide reductase subunit B: MNSVSIFLGCIVPNRYPGIEKATKLVLDELGVDWADLEGASCCPAPGVFRSFDKSSWLALASRNIALSEAMESDVLTVCNGCYGSLSDANHEMKNDPKLAKETNKHLESIEMTFKGTSDVRHIVEFLSKEIGIEGIKEKVKQPLDLKVAVHYGCHLIKPSKERELDSVEKPSFFDELVEATGATSIDYADKMACCGAGGGLRSALLDKSLDIAEHKFQNITEAGADLIVNACPFCHLQLDFGQIEVKDKNGNEYNIPVLHYTQLLALALGYSQEDVGLDMNFIKAGNILEVMA, encoded by the coding sequence TTGAATAGTGTTTCTATATTTTTGGGGTGCATTGTACCCAACCGCTATCCTGGTATCGAGAAAGCCACCAAGCTCGTACTGGATGAGCTGGGAGTTGACTGGGCTGACCTGGAAGGAGCTTCCTGCTGCCCCGCTCCCGGAGTATTCAGGAGTTTTGATAAGTCCTCATGGCTGGCACTGGCATCAAGGAACATCGCATTATCAGAAGCAATGGAGAGTGACGTGCTTACCGTATGCAACGGCTGTTACGGCTCATTAAGTGATGCAAACCATGAAATGAAGAATGACCCAAAACTGGCAAAAGAGACTAACAAACACCTTGAGAGTATTGAAATGACTTTCAAAGGTACCTCTGATGTCAGACATATAGTTGAATTCTTATCAAAGGAAATCGGAATAGAAGGGATCAAGGAAAAAGTGAAACAGCCTCTGGATCTGAAAGTTGCTGTTCATTACGGCTGTCATTTGATCAAACCCTCAAAAGAGCGGGAACTGGATTCAGTGGAAAAACCCTCCTTTTTTGATGAACTTGTCGAGGCAACCGGAGCTACAAGCATAGATTATGCCGACAAGATGGCCTGCTGTGGAGCGGGTGGCGGTTTGCGCTCTGCCTTGCTTGACAAGTCACTGGACATTGCTGAACATAAATTCCAGAACATTACAGAAGCTGGTGCCGATCTTATTGTGAACGCATGCCCATTCTGCCATCTCCAGCTGGACTTCGGGCAGATAGAAGTGAAGGACAAAAATGGTAATGAATATAATATTCCTGTACTGCATTATACTCAGCTTCTAGCACTGGCACTGGGTTATTCCCAGGAGGATGTGGGTTTAGACATGAATTTTATTAAAGCCGGGAATATACTGGAGGTGATGGCATGA
- a CDS encoding glutamine amidotransferase family protein yields MRCNMRIPSGCAISGLMSESGGRIDGSVVIKSIALMHDRSNGLGGGFAAYGIYPRRSDQYAFHMIFDDAPSKERFEEYLKEHFIIDKDEIIPTRPGGDITNPPLLWRYFLDIEEKKMEFVSDREYVVEKVMEINSKIDGAFVSSSGKNMGAFKGVGYPEDIGNFFKLDEYKGYIWTSHGRFPTNTPGWWGGAHPFSLLDWSIVHNGEISSYGINKRYLEMFGYNLALRTDTEVVAYLFDLLVRRHKLPLELAVKALSAPFWKNIDRMDPQTREVMEAIRMVYGGGLLNGPFSIILGHNRGMVGLNDRIKLRPMTCARKDDMLYMASEESAIREIQPDLDRVWSPKAGEAVIGNLNGEVE; encoded by the coding sequence ATGAGATGCAATATGCGAATACCGAGCGGATGTGCGATCTCCGGATTGATGAGTGAAAGCGGAGGGAGAATAGACGGCTCAGTGGTAATAAAATCCATTGCTTTGATGCATGACAGGTCCAACGGACTTGGCGGAGGATTTGCAGCCTATGGAATATATCCCAGACGTTCAGACCAGTATGCATTCCATATGATCTTCGATGATGCTCCGTCCAAAGAACGGTTCGAGGAATATCTTAAGGAGCACTTCATTATCGATAAGGACGAGATCATACCAACCAGGCCTGGTGGTGATATTACCAACCCGCCGTTGTTATGGAGATATTTCCTGGATATTGAAGAGAAGAAAATGGAATTCGTATCAGACAGGGAATATGTAGTGGAAAAGGTCATGGAGATCAATTCCAAGATTGATGGTGCATTTGTTTCCTCTTCGGGAAAGAACATGGGGGCCTTCAAAGGTGTAGGGTACCCTGAGGATATTGGTAATTTCTTTAAACTTGATGAATACAAGGGCTATATCTGGACCTCTCACGGTCGGTTCCCTACCAACACCCCGGGCTGGTGGGGTGGTGCACATCCGTTCTCTCTACTTGATTGGAGTATAGTGCATAACGGGGAGATATCCTCTTATGGTATCAATAAACGATACCTTGAGATGTTCGGATACAACCTGGCACTTCGAACAGATACGGAAGTAGTAGCATACTTATTCGATCTGCTGGTACGCAGGCATAAGCTGCCTTTGGAACTTGCAGTTAAGGCACTGTCTGCACCTTTCTGGAAGAATATCGACAGGATGGATCCCCAGACCAGGGAGGTCATGGAAGCTATCAGAATGGTCTATGGTGGCGGATTGCTTAATGGTCCATTCAGTATCATCCTGGGACATAACAGGGGCATGGTAGGTCTCAACGACAGGATAAAGCTTAGACCAATGACATGCGCGCGAAAAGACGATATGCTGTATATGGCATCTGAGGAGAGTGCTATTCGAGAAATACAACCAGATCTGGATAGGGTGTGGAGCCCGAAAGCAGGTGAAGCTGTAATAGGAAACCTAAATGGGGAGGTGGAATAA
- a CDS encoding 4Fe-4S dicluster domain-containing protein — translation MSHYALFLGCTIPARFPFMEKSIRMVLSELRVQTTDLAGTTCCPTKSIAKVIGNDQWYVTAARNLALAEAAGVDILTPCNGCFSSLKAVVTDLNMNLHLRKSVNQELAKLGLEYTGAITVKHLVQVLFDEVSAAEIKKRIVKPLTGMKIAVHYGCHMVRPSSAIHFDDPNRPTKFDRLVEATGAESVDYTTKMMCCGNDLNTADEPDVAIAMSREKLLETQKIADAMTMVCPACFSQYDSKQYLMQKSGEHIDMPVVYLTELIGLAFGFSPEEMGMNMHRVDTGQFLEKWEQRTSYLEKVRQNFDLDMLDRCHQCGACMDDCPVVKINPDFDPNWLIGEILNGNMEDVLSGPDVWRCVSCYTCYELCPQKFGMNKVFETLKHLAFTMDITPEGMGGGIKMLLETGRLGEPTAMRKKLKLPDLPESGSDDLKKLLHTDKESESE, via the coding sequence ATGTCTCATTATGCATTGTTTCTCGGCTGTACTATACCTGCTCGATTTCCATTCATGGAGAAATCCATACGAATGGTCCTGTCCGAGCTTAGAGTCCAGACCACAGACCTGGCAGGTACTACCTGCTGTCCCACTAAATCAATTGCAAAGGTAATAGGTAATGATCAATGGTATGTCACAGCAGCACGTAACCTGGCGCTGGCTGAAGCTGCCGGTGTGGATATACTTACTCCATGTAATGGATGTTTCAGCAGCTTAAAAGCCGTCGTCACTGATCTGAACATGAATCTGCATTTACGCAAATCAGTAAACCAGGAACTTGCCAAACTAGGTCTTGAATATACAGGTGCAATAACTGTTAAACACCTTGTACAGGTCCTGTTTGACGAGGTTTCAGCGGCTGAGATAAAAAAACGGATCGTAAAACCCTTAACAGGTATGAAGATCGCAGTGCATTATGGCTGCCATATGGTAAGACCAAGCAGTGCCATCCATTTTGATGATCCAAACCGCCCTACCAAGTTCGATCGATTGGTGGAAGCAACTGGTGCTGAAAGTGTTGACTATACAACCAAGATGATGTGTTGTGGGAACGACCTGAACACCGCTGACGAGCCAGATGTTGCCATCGCCATGTCCAGGGAGAAGCTGCTGGAAACCCAGAAAATAGCTGATGCCATGACCATGGTATGCCCTGCTTGTTTCAGCCAGTACGACAGCAAGCAGTACCTGATGCAGAAGAGCGGGGAACATATCGATATGCCTGTTGTTTATCTGACTGAATTAATAGGTCTCGCTTTTGGCTTTTCTCCTGAGGAGATGGGCATGAACATGCACAGGGTAGATACTGGGCAGTTCCTTGAGAAATGGGAACAAAGGACTTCGTATCTGGAGAAGGTACGGCAGAACTTCGACCTTGATATGCTTGATAGATGTCACCAGTGTGGTGCATGTATGGACGACTGTCCTGTGGTCAAGATCAACCCGGATTTCGATCCGAACTGGCTTATTGGTGAGATCCTGAACGGGAACATGGAAGATGTGCTCTCTGGTCCGGATGTCTGGCGTTGTGTTAGTTGTTATACATGTTATGAACTGTGTCCCCAGAAGTTCGGGATGAACAAGGTGTTCGAGACATTAAAACACCTGGCCTTTACCATGGACATCACACCTGAAGGAATGGGTGGAGGCATTAAGATGTTATTGGAGACCGGCCGGTTAGGAGAACCCACGGCCATGAGAAAGAAATTAAAATTACCAGACCTTCCGGAAAGCGGGAGTGATGACTTGAAAAAATTATTACATACAGATAAGGAAAGTGAGAGCGAATGA
- a CDS encoding hydrogenase iron-sulfur subunit: MLNIPLGEDGFIEEKHVKIDPVSSLNPSVFVAGCAVGPKDIHDSVTEGISAAHKVGQFLGKGEISISPEKPMISDACQQCHTCIIECLYDALSGEDVPVLEALSCTGCGICAAVCPSGALEIQNYRYDQLKSQIEGILTAGPGVIVFIDGAAYAAADLAGVNRKEYSPLVRFVQVPSIHIVNADLANSALEKGAIGIMLIEGTTDDKLTERSKDLYNILKKETRSHKKPIRYSHIETVQYEKLMNLLNVFTDQAR, encoded by the coding sequence ATGCTGAATATCCCACTGGGAGAAGACGGATTTATTGAAGAGAAGCATGTAAAGATCGACCCTGTCAGTTCATTGAACCCCAGCGTGTTTGTTGCAGGCTGCGCAGTTGGGCCTAAGGACATCCATGATTCAGTTACCGAAGGCATCAGTGCGGCCCATAAAGTGGGGCAGTTTCTGGGTAAGGGAGAGATCAGTATTTCCCCTGAAAAACCGATGATATCAGATGCCTGCCAGCAGTGCCACACCTGTATCATTGAATGCCTTTATGATGCATTATCTGGCGAAGATGTCCCTGTTCTGGAAGCACTTTCATGTACCGGTTGCGGTATATGTGCAGCTGTTTGTCCGTCAGGTGCGTTAGAGATCCAGAATTACAGGTATGATCAGCTCAAGTCCCAGATTGAAGGGATACTGACAGCCGGACCTGGAGTAATTGTATTTATTGACGGGGCAGCTTATGCAGCCGCTGATCTGGCTGGTGTGAACAGGAAGGAATACTCGCCCCTTGTAAGATTTGTACAGGTACCCAGCATCCATATCGTGAACGCTGACCTGGCTAACAGTGCACTGGAAAAAGGAGCCATTGGTATCATGCTTATCGAAGGTACAACCGATGATAAACTCACAGAACGGTCTAAGGATCTGTACAATATCCTGAAGAAAGAAACCAGGTCCCATAAAAAACCTATACGGTATTCACATATCGAGACTGTCCAGTATGAGAAGTTAATGAACTTGTTGAATGTATTTACTGATCAGGCCAGATAA
- a CDS encoding CoB--CoM heterodisulfide reductase iron-sulfur subunit A family protein, protein MLTSTELESVEGNVGDYNITLSQKPRYVDMELCTSCGRCAAKCSKDAINLPFAQAIPQAYIIDKEKCIDCKACIKACPADAIKLEDEGQKIDINVGSVVIATGFKTFDPARIEEYNYWHPDVITAVEFEEMLSAKSKTGMRLMKSNGEMPDKVAFIMCVGSRDFNRYNKHCSRVCCLYGQKQAQLVKKMNKDTDVTIFYIDMRSAGRRMEELHEHTQEKGIHFIRGRPIEQDAEYPTGRRRIY, encoded by the coding sequence ATGCTCACATCCACTGAACTGGAGAGCGTGGAAGGAAATGTAGGGGATTACAACATCACATTAAGCCAAAAACCCAGATACGTGGATATGGAGCTGTGCACATCTTGCGGCCGATGTGCTGCAAAATGCAGCAAAGATGCCATCAATCTGCCCTTTGCCCAGGCTATTCCACAGGCATATATTATAGATAAGGAGAAATGTATTGACTGCAAAGCGTGTATTAAAGCCTGTCCCGCCGATGCCATAAAGTTAGAGGACGAGGGTCAGAAGATCGATATCAATGTGGGAAGCGTGGTCATTGCCACAGGATTCAAAACCTTTGATCCTGCCAGGATCGAAGAATACAACTACTGGCATCCTGATGTGATCACTGCCGTCGAGTTCGAGGAGATGTTGTCCGCCAAAAGCAAGACCGGTATGCGTCTCATGAAATCAAACGGTGAAATGCCTGATAAAGTGGCCTTTATAATGTGTGTGGGTAGCCGGGATTTCAATCGATATAACAAACACTGCAGCAGGGTGTGCTGCCTGTATGGCCAGAAACAGGCCCAGCTGGTCAAGAAGATGAACAAGGACACTGATGTCACCATATTTTATATCGATATGCGTTCTGCCGGCAGGCGGATGGAAGAGCTGCATGAGCATACCCAGGAAAAGGGCATACATTTTATCAGGGGCAGACCAATTGAGCAGGATGCTGAATATCCCACTGGGAGAAGACGGATTTATTGA
- the hdrC gene encoding CoB--CoM heterodisulfide reductase subunit C, translating into MTIKPSQLLEDMGYSIQTCMQCGTCTGGCPSGTYTGMNTRRIVQSARRDKDVLNDDDLWMCTTCYACQERCPGGIRIVDAILALRTEAVHNGIMLPAHRKIAQAVISKGHAVPINDNAREQRKQLGLDELPANVHKFPDSLEQVKKLLESTGFVELISEEDSN; encoded by the coding sequence ATGACGATCAAACCTTCACAGCTTCTGGAAGATATGGGATATAGCATACAGACATGTATGCAGTGCGGTACCTGCACGGGCGGCTGTCCCTCAGGCACATATACAGGTATGAACACCCGCCGTATTGTGCAATCAGCACGCAGGGACAAGGATGTATTGAATGATGATGACCTGTGGATGTGCACGACCTGCTATGCCTGCCAGGAACGCTGCCCCGGGGGTATCCGGATCGTGGACGCCATCCTGGCACTGAGGACAGAAGCGGTTCATAACGGTATCATGCTGCCTGCACACCGTAAAATTGCTCAGGCAGTAATTTCCAAAGGCCATGCCGTTCCCATCAATGATAATGCAAGGGAGCAGCGAAAGCAATTAGGTCTGGATGAACTGCCTGCAAATGTGCACAAATTTCCAGATTCCCTGGAGCAGGTGAAGAAGCTTTTAGAATCCACTGGATTTGTTGAACTTATATCAGAGGAGGATTCCAATTGA
- a CDS encoding nucleoside recognition protein, which translates to MWIDALYSAFNYLLKIIPPTVLGIFIMEWLVEAGWINKLGFITAPFMRFAHLREEIGVSFLASFGSPTAGNSMVAQMYNNKIIERRETIIASLINSFPSTIVILRNLLPILIVLLGSTGLIYLGVVVFVGLLKTMITLIAGRFLLPPKGSCVVGCEKVESPGLKKSFNNAVRASVKPLKRIILTMILVSIIVFQLIEIGFFDTISSYLNSSIITNYIPPEGLPVIAGWFASNIAAYTIAGNLLTKEILTPKQIVITLLVGRILSSVVRMRSSIPFYVGIFKTDLGVTIMLLSLVMQTIIMISVTIILALMWIE; encoded by the coding sequence ATGTGGATAGACGCTCTGTACTCTGCTTTTAATTATCTTCTCAAGATAATCCCACCTACTGTTCTGGGTATCTTTATAATGGAATGGCTGGTTGAGGCGGGCTGGATTAATAAATTGGGATTTATCACAGCACCTTTTATGCGGTTCGCTCATCTCAGGGAAGAGATCGGTGTGAGTTTTTTAGCTTCATTTGGTTCACCTACGGCAGGCAATTCCATGGTGGCCCAGATGTATAACAATAAAATAATTGAAAGGAGGGAAACTATTATAGCGTCGCTTATTAATTCCTTTCCTTCAACTATTGTAATTTTAAGGAATTTGCTACCTATTCTAATAGTCCTGTTAGGTTCTACAGGTCTGATATATCTGGGTGTGGTAGTATTTGTGGGATTATTGAAAACAATGATTACATTAATAGCAGGACGGTTCCTGCTCCCGCCAAAAGGTTCATGTGTAGTTGGGTGTGAGAAAGTTGAAAGCCCGGGACTGAAAAAAAGCTTCAACAATGCTGTTAGGGCATCGGTTAAACCGCTAAAGAGGATCATCCTGACCATGATATTGGTATCGATTATTGTATTTCAGCTCATTGAAATCGGATTCTTTGATACCATATCCAGTTATTTGAACAGCTCAATTATTACAAATTATATTCCTCCTGAAGGATTACCCGTAATTGCAGGATGGTTTGCCAGTAACATCGCAGCTTATACCATAGCAGGCAACCTTTTAACAAAAGAGATATTAACTCCAAAACAGATTGTTATTACACTTCTTGTTGGAAGAATATTGTCAAGTGTAGTCAGGATGAGATCTTCAATACCTTTCTATGTGGGGATATTTAAAACAGACCTCGGTGTTACCATAATGCTGTTATCATTGGTAATGCAGACCATTATCATGATCTCAGTGACTATAATACTGGCGCTTATGTGGATAGAATGA
- a CDS encoding metal-binding protein, producing MPDGKNHNKINITVLIVLLSGFFALFKRYDVDLFAEYINFQSVLIFSIFYLFGTFFLSPDLDIQSAPYKRWGPFKFLWWPYKVLFKHRGLSHHPVFGPLIIISNFSLIFVPLMVLAGFEFELVPVELIVPFMLGILTSIELHILADIVVSEFN from the coding sequence ATGCCCGACGGAAAAAACCACAATAAAATCAATATTACTGTATTGATCGTCCTCCTTTCAGGATTTTTTGCCTTATTCAAAAGATATGATGTTGATTTGTTTGCAGAATATATTAATTTTCAATCTGTCTTGATATTCTCAATTTTCTATCTATTCGGTACATTTTTCCTGAGTCCAGACCTGGATATCCAGAGCGCTCCATATAAAAGATGGGGTCCATTCAAGTTCCTGTGGTGGCCGTATAAGGTTCTATTCAAACATAGAGGACTATCTCACCATCCTGTCTTTGGCCCCTTGATTATCATTTCAAATTTTAGCCTGATATTTGTTCCTTTGATGGTTCTGGCAGGATTTGAATTTGAACTTGTTCCGGTTGAACTTATTGTACCCTTTATGCTAGGTATTTTAACATCCATAGAGCTTCATATACTTGCAGATATAGTTGTTTCAGAATTTAATTGA